The following coding sequences are from one Mustela lutreola isolate mMusLut2 chromosome 5, mMusLut2.pri, whole genome shotgun sequence window:
- the MRPL36 gene encoding large ribosomal subunit protein bL36m — MLAAKMLAAKRLASALGPLLRPRPPPAVPRALSTLPPGRPGAAGAAGLPGLLLPGRLLPALAPPGLPPARGFKTRGVIRERCRDCYRVKRRGRWFIYCRANPKHKQRQL, encoded by the coding sequence ATGCTGGCGGCGAAGATGCTGGCGGCGAAGAGGCTGGCGTCCGCCCTGGGCCCCCTGCTCCGGCCGCGGCCCCCCCCGGCCGTGCCCCGCGCGCTCTCCACGCTCCCGCCCGGACGCCCTGGCGCTGCGGGGGCCGCGGGGCTGCCCGGCCTTCTGCTCCCCGGCCGCCTGCTGCCCGCCCTGGCGCCGCCCGGCCTGCCGCCCGCGCGGGGGTTCAAGACCAGGGGCGTCATCCGGGAGCGCTGCCGGGACTGCTACCGGGTGAAGAGGCGCGGCCGCTGGTTCATCTACTGCCGCGCGAACcccaagcacaagcagaggcagcTGTAG
- the NDUFS6 gene encoding NADH dehydrogenase [ubiquinone] iron-sulfur protein 6, mitochondrial isoform X1, whose protein sequence is MAAAVTFCRLLGRTGPAALSLPRGARCFGVRTSPTGEKMTHTGQVYDDADYRKVRFVGRQKEVNENFAIDLIAEQPVSEVGNRVIACDGGGGALGHPKVYINLDKDTKTGTCGYCGLQFRQHRH, encoded by the exons ATGGCGGCGGCGGTGACCTTCTGCCGGCTGCTGGGCCGCACCGGCCCGGCGGCGCTGAGCCTGCCCCGGGGCGCCCGGTGCTTTGGGGTGCGCACGTCGCCGACCGGGGAGAAGATGACGCACACCGGCCAG GTCTACGACGATGCGGACTACAGGAAGGTCCGGTTCGTGGGTCGCCAGAAAGAG GTGAATGAGAACTTTGCCATTGACCTGATCGCTGAGCAGCCCGTGAGCGAAGTTGGGAATCGTGTGATCGCGTGTGACGGCGGCGGGGGGGCTCTTGGCCACCCGAAAGTGTACATAAACCTG GACAAGGACACGAAGACGGGGACATGCGGCTACTGCGGACTGCAGTTCCGACAGCACCGTCACTAG
- the NDUFS6 gene encoding NADH dehydrogenase [ubiquinone] iron-sulfur protein 6, mitochondrial isoform X2, producing MAAAVTFCRLLGRTGPAALSLPRGARCFGVRTSPTGEKMTHTGQVNENFAIDLIAEQPVSEVGNRVIACDGGGGALGHPKVYINLDKDTKTGTCGYCGLQFRQHRH from the exons ATGGCGGCGGCGGTGACCTTCTGCCGGCTGCTGGGCCGCACCGGCCCGGCGGCGCTGAGCCTGCCCCGGGGCGCCCGGTGCTTTGGGGTGCGCACGTCGCCGACCGGGGAGAAGATGACGCACACCGGCCAG GTGAATGAGAACTTTGCCATTGACCTGATCGCTGAGCAGCCCGTGAGCGAAGTTGGGAATCGTGTGATCGCGTGTGACGGCGGCGGGGGGGCTCTTGGCCACCCGAAAGTGTACATAAACCTG GACAAGGACACGAAGACGGGGACATGCGGCTACTGCGGACTGCAGTTCCGACAGCACCGTCACTAG